One region of Chanodichthys erythropterus isolate Z2021 chromosome 17, ASM2448905v1, whole genome shotgun sequence genomic DNA includes:
- the LOC137005218 gene encoding claudin-8-like, producing the protein MRAKLEILALVLGAIGLVGTIAVTAMPMWKVTAFIGPNLIVMEAQWEGLWMACIRQADIRMQCKVYDSLLILPGDIQAARGLMCVSIVLAVLAVLVSVCGMRGIDCYQDDSRGKNVILLVGGCLFVAAGLATLIPVSWSTHTIIRDFYNPLVLESQKREIGQALYVGFATFLVLLIAGVILLCRYAPRERKDEEDGPYVPVEKDKMSMLERTPSSNSYWKSQYV; encoded by the coding sequence ATGAGGGCTAAACTGGAGATCCTGGCCCTGGTGCTGGGCGCCATCGGTCTGGTAGGGACCATCGCAGTGACCGCAATGCCGATGTGGAAGGTTACGGCGTTTATCGGGCCCAACCTCATCGTCATGGAGGCGCAGTGGGAGGGGTTATGGATGGCGTGCATACGGCAGGCGGACATCAGAATGCAGTGCAAAGTCTACGACTCGCTGCTCATCCTGCCGGGAGACATCCAGGCGGCCCGCGGGCTCATGTGCGTCTCCATAGTGCTCGCCGTGCTAGCCGTCCTGGTGTCCGTCTGCGGGATGAGGGGCATAGACTGCTATCAAGATGACAGCAGGGGTAAGAATGTGATCCTGCTGGTGGGAGGCTGCCTGTTCGTCGCCGCCGGCCTCGCCACTCTCATTCCCGTCTCCTGGTCAACTCATACCATCATCCGAGACTTTTACAACCCCCTGGTGCTGGAGTCGCAAAAGCGGGAGATCGGACAGGCGCTGTATGTGGGCTTCGCCACGTTCTTGGTTCTCCTGATTGCTGGGGTGATATTGCTGTGCCGTTACGCCCCCCGTGAGAGGAAGGACGAGGAGGACGGGCCGTACGTCCCGGTGGAAAAGGACAAAATGAGCATGTTGGAACGAACACCCTCTTCTAACTCTTACTGGAAGAGTCAGTATGTCTGA